In Peromyscus maniculatus bairdii isolate BWxNUB_F1_BW_parent chromosome 21, HU_Pman_BW_mat_3.1, whole genome shotgun sequence, one DNA window encodes the following:
- the Ptk7 gene encoding inactive tyrosine-protein kinase 7 isoform X2 — MGARPLPLLSTLLLPLLAGTQAAIVFIKEPSSQDALQGRRALLRCEVEAPGPVQVTWLLNGVPVHDTERRFAQGSSLSFAAVDRLQDSGAFQCVARDNVTGEEARSTNASFNIKWIEAGPVVLKHPASEAEIQPQTPVTLRCHIDGHPRPTYQWFRDGTPLSDDQSTHTVSSKERNLTLRPASPEHNGLYSCCAHNAFGQACSSQNFTLSIADESFARVVLAPQDVVVARNEEAMFHCQFSAQPPPSLQWVFEEDETPITNRSRPPHLRRAVVFANGSLLLTQVRTRNAGVYRCIGRGQRGPPIVLEATLRLAEIGDMLPFEPRVFTAGGEERVACPAPEGLPTPSVWWEHAGVRLPAHGRVYQKGHELVFAAVAESEAGVYTCHAANLAGQRRQDVNITVATVPTWLQKPQDSQLEEGRPGYLHCLTQATPKPTVIWYRNQMLISEDSRFEVSKNGTLRINSVEVYDGTLYRCVSSTPAGSIEAQARVQVLEKLKFTPPPQPQQCMEFDKEATVPCSATGREKPTVKWVRADGSSLPEWVTDNAGTLHFARVTRDDAGNYTCIASNEPQGQIRAHVQLTVAVFITFKVEPERTTVYQGHTALLRCEAQGDPKPLIQWKGKDRILDPTKLGPRMHIFQNGSLVIHDVAPEDSGSYTCIAGNSCNIRHTEAPLFVVDKPVMEDSEGPGSPPPYKMIQTIGLSVGAAVAYIIAVLGLMFYCKKRCKAKRLQKQPEGEEPEMECLNGGPLQNGQPSAEVQEEVALTSLGSGPTATNKRHSTGDKMHFPRASLQPITTLGKSEFGEVFLAKAQGLEEGVAETLVLVKSLQSKDEQQQLDFRRELEMFGKLNHANVVRLLGLCREAEPHYMVLEYVDLGDLKQFLRISKSKDEKLKSQPLSTKQKVALCTQVALGMEHLSNNRFVHKDLAARNCLVSAQRQVKVSALGLSKDVYNSEYYHFRQAWVPLRWMSPEAILEGDFSTKSDVWAFGVLMWEVFTHGEMPHGGQADDEVLADLQAGKARLPQPEGCPSKLYRLMQRCWALNPKDRPSFSEIASTLGDSPADGKQ, encoded by the exons GTACCCAGGCCGCGATCGTCTTCATCAAGGAGCCGTCTTCCCAGGATGCACTGCAAGGGCGCCGGGCGCTGCTccgctgtgaagttgaagccccAGGGCCGGTGCAGGTGACCTGGCTGCTCAATGGAGTGCCTGTCCACGACACCGAGCGACGTTTTGCCCAGGGCAGCAGCCTGAGCTTTGCGGCTGTGGACCGGCTCCAGGATTCTGGCGCCTTCCAGTGTGTGGCTCGGGATAATGTCACAGGAGAAGAGGCCCGCAGTACCAATGCCTCCTTCAATATCAAAT GGATCGAGGCAGGTCCCGTGGTCCTGAAGCACCCGGCCTCAGAAGCGGAGATCCAGCCGCAGACCCCGGTCACGCTCCGTTGTCACATTGACGGGCACCCTCG GCCCACCTACCAGTGGTTCCGAGATGGGACCCCCCTCTCAGATGATCAGAGCACCCACACAGTCAGCAGCAAGGAGAGGAACCTGACCCTGCGTCCGGCCAGTCCCGAACACAATGGCCTCTACTCCTGCTGTGCCCACAATGCCTTTGGCCAGGCCTGTAGCAGCCAGAACTTCACCTTGAGCATTGCCG ACGAAAGCTTTGCCAGGGTGGTGCTGGCGCCCCAGGATGTTGTCGTAGCACGGAATGAGGAGGCCATGTTCCACTGCCAGTTCTCAGCCCAGCCACCCCCGAGCCTGCAGTGGGTCTTCGAGGAGGATGAGACTCCCATCACTAACCGCAGCCG CCCCCCTCACCTCCGCAGAGCCGTGGTATTTGCCAATGGTTCCCTGCTGCTGACCCAGGTCCGGACACGGAATGCAGGCGTCTACCGTTGCATCGGCCGGGGGCAGAGGGGCCCACCCATCGTCCTGGAAGCCACACTGCGCctggcag AGATTGGAGACATGTTGCCATTTGAACCACGGGTGTTCACAGCTGGTGGTGAGGAGCGTGTTGCCTGCCCAGCCCCCGAGGGTCTGCCTACACCCAGTGTGTGGTGGGAACATGCCGGCGTGCGGCTTCCTGCCCATGGCAGGGTCTACCAGAAGGGTCATGAGCTGGTGTTTGCTGCTGTTGCTGAGAGTGAGGCTGGTGTGTACACCTGCCATGCAGCCAACCTCGCTGGCCAGCGGCGACAGGATGTCAACATCACTGTGGCCA CTGTACCCACGTGGCTCCAGAAGCCCCAGGACAGCCAGCTGGAGGAGGGCAGACCTGGCTATTTGCACTGCCTGACGCAGGCCACACCCAAGCCCACTGTCATCTGGTATAGGAACCAGATGCTTATCTCGGAG GACTCACGGTTCGAAGTTTCCAAGAATGGGACCTTACGCATCAACAGTGTGGAGGTGTATGATGGGACATTGTACCGATGTGTGAGTAGCACCCCAGCCGGCAGCATCGAGGCCCAGGCCCGTGTCCAGGTGCTGG AAAAACTCAAGTTCACGCCCCCGCCTCAGCCACAGCAGTGCATGGAGTTTGATAAGGAGGCCACAGTACCCTGCTCGGCCACTGGCCGAGAGAAGCCCACGGTTAAGTGGGTGCGGGCAG ATGGGAGCAGCCTCCCCGAATGGGTGACGGACAATGCTGGGACCCTGCACTTTGCCCGAGTGACCCGAGACGATGCTGGTAACTACACTTGCATTGCGTCCAACGAGCCCCAGGGCCAGATCCGTGCCCATGTCCAGCTGACCGTGGCAG TGTTCATCACCTTCAAGGTGGAACCAGAGCGTACAACCGTGTACCAGGGCCACACAGCGTTGCTGCGGTGTGAGGCCCAGGGGGACCCCAAGCCTCTTATTCAGTGGAAAGGCAAAGACCGAATCCTGGACCCCACCAAGCTGGGACCCAG GATGCACATCTTCCAGAACGGCTCCCTGGTGATCCATGATGTGGCCCCTGAGGACTCGGGCTCCTACACCTGCATCGCTGGCAACAGCTGTAACATCAGGCACACAGAGGCCCCTCTCTTTGTCGTGG ACAAGCCTGTGATGGAGGACTCTGAGGGCCCCGGCAGCCCGCCCCCTTACAAGATGATCCAGACCATCGGGCTGTCCGTGGGTGCAGCCGTGGCCTACATCATCGCCGTGCTGGGCCTCATGTTCTACTGCAAGAAGCGGTGTAAAGCCAAGAGGCTGCAGAAGCAGCCTGAAGGCGAGGAGCCGGAGATGGAGTGTCTCAACG GTGGGCCTTTGCAGAACGGACAGCCATCAGCAGAGGTCCAGGAGGAAGTGGCCTTGACGAGCTTGGGCTCTGGCCCCACAGCCACCAACAAGCGCCACAGCACGGGTGACAAGATGCACTTCCCTCGGGCCAGCTTGCAGCCCATCACCACTCTGG GGAAAAGCGAGTTTGGGGAGGTGTTCCTCGCGAAGGCCCAGGGCTTAGAGGAGGGCGTGGCGGAGACACTGGTGCTTGTGAAGAGCCTGCAGAGCAAGGACGAACAGCAGCAGCTGGACTTCCGGAGGGAGCTCGAAATGTTCGGGAAGCTGAACCATGCCAACGTGGTGCGGCTTTTGGGGCTGTGCCGGGAGGCTGAGCCCCACTACATGGTGCTGGAATATGTGGACCTG GGAGATCTCAAACAGTTCCTAAGGATTTCCAAGAGTAAGGATGAAAAGTTGAAGTCACAGCCCCTCAGCACCAAACAGAAG GTGGCCCTGTGTACCCAGGTGGCCCTGGGCATGGAGCATTTGTCCAACAACCGTTTTGTGCACAAGGACTTAGCTGCTCGCAACTGCCTGGTCAGTGCCCAGAGGCAGGTGAAGGTGTCCGCACTGGGCCTCAGCAAGGATGTGTACAACAG TGAGTACTACCACTTCCGGCAGGCCTGGGTACCGCTGCGTTGGATGTCCCCAGAGGCCATCCTGGAGGGGGATTTCTCCACCAAGTCTGACGTCTGGGCCTTTGGCGTGCTGATGTGGGAAGTGTTCACGCATGGAGAAATGCCCCATGGTGGACAGGCAGATGATGAAGTGCTGGCCG ACTTGCAGGCTGGGAAGGCCCGACTCCCACAGCCCGAAGGCTGCCCCTCTAAGCTCTACCGGCTGATGCAGCGCTGCTGGGCCCTGAACCCCAAGGACCGGCCCTCCTTCAGTGAGATCGCCAGCACCCTGGGAGACAGCCCTGCTGACGGCAAGCAGTGA
- the Ptk7 gene encoding inactive tyrosine-protein kinase 7 isoform X1 — protein sequence MGARPLPLLSTLLLPLLAGTQAAIVFIKEPSSQDALQGRRALLRCEVEAPGPVQVTWLLNGVPVHDTERRFAQGSSLSFAAVDRLQDSGAFQCVARDNVTGEEARSTNASFNIKWIEAGPVVLKHPASEAEIQPQTPVTLRCHIDGHPRPTYQWFRDGTPLSDDQSTHTVSSKERNLTLRPASPEHNGLYSCCAHNAFGQACSSQNFTLSIADESFARVVLAPQDVVVARNEEAMFHCQFSAQPPPSLQWVFEEDETPITNRSRPPHLRRAVVFANGSLLLTQVRTRNAGVYRCIGRGQRGPPIVLEATLRLAEIGDMLPFEPRVFTAGGEERVACPAPEGLPTPSVWWEHAGVRLPAHGRVYQKGHELVFAAVAESEAGVYTCHAANLAGQRRQDVNITVATVPTWLQKPQDSQLEEGRPGYLHCLTQATPKPTVIWYRNQMLISESVLQDSRFEVSKNGTLRINSVEVYDGTLYRCVSSTPAGSIEAQARVQVLEKLKFTPPPQPQQCMEFDKEATVPCSATGREKPTVKWVRADGSSLPEWVTDNAGTLHFARVTRDDAGNYTCIASNEPQGQIRAHVQLTVAVFITFKVEPERTTVYQGHTALLRCEAQGDPKPLIQWKGKDRILDPTKLGPRMHIFQNGSLVIHDVAPEDSGSYTCIAGNSCNIRHTEAPLFVVDKPVMEDSEGPGSPPPYKMIQTIGLSVGAAVAYIIAVLGLMFYCKKRCKAKRLQKQPEGEEPEMECLNGGPLQNGQPSAEVQEEVALTSLGSGPTATNKRHSTGDKMHFPRASLQPITTLGKSEFGEVFLAKAQGLEEGVAETLVLVKSLQSKDEQQQLDFRRELEMFGKLNHANVVRLLGLCREAEPHYMVLEYVDLGDLKQFLRISKSKDEKLKSQPLSTKQKVALCTQVALGMEHLSNNRFVHKDLAARNCLVSAQRQVKVSALGLSKDVYNSEYYHFRQAWVPLRWMSPEAILEGDFSTKSDVWAFGVLMWEVFTHGEMPHGGQADDEVLADLQAGKARLPQPEGCPSKLYRLMQRCWALNPKDRPSFSEIASTLGDSPADGKQ from the exons GTACCCAGGCCGCGATCGTCTTCATCAAGGAGCCGTCTTCCCAGGATGCACTGCAAGGGCGCCGGGCGCTGCTccgctgtgaagttgaagccccAGGGCCGGTGCAGGTGACCTGGCTGCTCAATGGAGTGCCTGTCCACGACACCGAGCGACGTTTTGCCCAGGGCAGCAGCCTGAGCTTTGCGGCTGTGGACCGGCTCCAGGATTCTGGCGCCTTCCAGTGTGTGGCTCGGGATAATGTCACAGGAGAAGAGGCCCGCAGTACCAATGCCTCCTTCAATATCAAAT GGATCGAGGCAGGTCCCGTGGTCCTGAAGCACCCGGCCTCAGAAGCGGAGATCCAGCCGCAGACCCCGGTCACGCTCCGTTGTCACATTGACGGGCACCCTCG GCCCACCTACCAGTGGTTCCGAGATGGGACCCCCCTCTCAGATGATCAGAGCACCCACACAGTCAGCAGCAAGGAGAGGAACCTGACCCTGCGTCCGGCCAGTCCCGAACACAATGGCCTCTACTCCTGCTGTGCCCACAATGCCTTTGGCCAGGCCTGTAGCAGCCAGAACTTCACCTTGAGCATTGCCG ACGAAAGCTTTGCCAGGGTGGTGCTGGCGCCCCAGGATGTTGTCGTAGCACGGAATGAGGAGGCCATGTTCCACTGCCAGTTCTCAGCCCAGCCACCCCCGAGCCTGCAGTGGGTCTTCGAGGAGGATGAGACTCCCATCACTAACCGCAGCCG CCCCCCTCACCTCCGCAGAGCCGTGGTATTTGCCAATGGTTCCCTGCTGCTGACCCAGGTCCGGACACGGAATGCAGGCGTCTACCGTTGCATCGGCCGGGGGCAGAGGGGCCCACCCATCGTCCTGGAAGCCACACTGCGCctggcag AGATTGGAGACATGTTGCCATTTGAACCACGGGTGTTCACAGCTGGTGGTGAGGAGCGTGTTGCCTGCCCAGCCCCCGAGGGTCTGCCTACACCCAGTGTGTGGTGGGAACATGCCGGCGTGCGGCTTCCTGCCCATGGCAGGGTCTACCAGAAGGGTCATGAGCTGGTGTTTGCTGCTGTTGCTGAGAGTGAGGCTGGTGTGTACACCTGCCATGCAGCCAACCTCGCTGGCCAGCGGCGACAGGATGTCAACATCACTGTGGCCA CTGTACCCACGTGGCTCCAGAAGCCCCAGGACAGCCAGCTGGAGGAGGGCAGACCTGGCTATTTGCACTGCCTGACGCAGGCCACACCCAAGCCCACTGTCATCTGGTATAGGAACCAGATGCTTATCTCGGAG TCTGTCCTGCAGGACTCACGGTTCGAAGTTTCCAAGAATGGGACCTTACGCATCAACAGTGTGGAGGTGTATGATGGGACATTGTACCGATGTGTGAGTAGCACCCCAGCCGGCAGCATCGAGGCCCAGGCCCGTGTCCAGGTGCTGG AAAAACTCAAGTTCACGCCCCCGCCTCAGCCACAGCAGTGCATGGAGTTTGATAAGGAGGCCACAGTACCCTGCTCGGCCACTGGCCGAGAGAAGCCCACGGTTAAGTGGGTGCGGGCAG ATGGGAGCAGCCTCCCCGAATGGGTGACGGACAATGCTGGGACCCTGCACTTTGCCCGAGTGACCCGAGACGATGCTGGTAACTACACTTGCATTGCGTCCAACGAGCCCCAGGGCCAGATCCGTGCCCATGTCCAGCTGACCGTGGCAG TGTTCATCACCTTCAAGGTGGAACCAGAGCGTACAACCGTGTACCAGGGCCACACAGCGTTGCTGCGGTGTGAGGCCCAGGGGGACCCCAAGCCTCTTATTCAGTGGAAAGGCAAAGACCGAATCCTGGACCCCACCAAGCTGGGACCCAG GATGCACATCTTCCAGAACGGCTCCCTGGTGATCCATGATGTGGCCCCTGAGGACTCGGGCTCCTACACCTGCATCGCTGGCAACAGCTGTAACATCAGGCACACAGAGGCCCCTCTCTTTGTCGTGG ACAAGCCTGTGATGGAGGACTCTGAGGGCCCCGGCAGCCCGCCCCCTTACAAGATGATCCAGACCATCGGGCTGTCCGTGGGTGCAGCCGTGGCCTACATCATCGCCGTGCTGGGCCTCATGTTCTACTGCAAGAAGCGGTGTAAAGCCAAGAGGCTGCAGAAGCAGCCTGAAGGCGAGGAGCCGGAGATGGAGTGTCTCAACG GTGGGCCTTTGCAGAACGGACAGCCATCAGCAGAGGTCCAGGAGGAAGTGGCCTTGACGAGCTTGGGCTCTGGCCCCACAGCCACCAACAAGCGCCACAGCACGGGTGACAAGATGCACTTCCCTCGGGCCAGCTTGCAGCCCATCACCACTCTGG GGAAAAGCGAGTTTGGGGAGGTGTTCCTCGCGAAGGCCCAGGGCTTAGAGGAGGGCGTGGCGGAGACACTGGTGCTTGTGAAGAGCCTGCAGAGCAAGGACGAACAGCAGCAGCTGGACTTCCGGAGGGAGCTCGAAATGTTCGGGAAGCTGAACCATGCCAACGTGGTGCGGCTTTTGGGGCTGTGCCGGGAGGCTGAGCCCCACTACATGGTGCTGGAATATGTGGACCTG GGAGATCTCAAACAGTTCCTAAGGATTTCCAAGAGTAAGGATGAAAAGTTGAAGTCACAGCCCCTCAGCACCAAACAGAAG GTGGCCCTGTGTACCCAGGTGGCCCTGGGCATGGAGCATTTGTCCAACAACCGTTTTGTGCACAAGGACTTAGCTGCTCGCAACTGCCTGGTCAGTGCCCAGAGGCAGGTGAAGGTGTCCGCACTGGGCCTCAGCAAGGATGTGTACAACAG TGAGTACTACCACTTCCGGCAGGCCTGGGTACCGCTGCGTTGGATGTCCCCAGAGGCCATCCTGGAGGGGGATTTCTCCACCAAGTCTGACGTCTGGGCCTTTGGCGTGCTGATGTGGGAAGTGTTCACGCATGGAGAAATGCCCCATGGTGGACAGGCAGATGATGAAGTGCTGGCCG ACTTGCAGGCTGGGAAGGCCCGACTCCCACAGCCCGAAGGCTGCCCCTCTAAGCTCTACCGGCTGATGCAGCGCTGCTGGGCCCTGAACCCCAAGGACCGGCCCTCCTTCAGTGAGATCGCCAGCACCCTGGGAGACAGCCCTGCTGACGGCAAGCAGTGA